In the genome of Desulfovibrio sp. ZJ209, one region contains:
- a CDS encoding thermonuclease family protein: protein MRKSFVFGLCIAALVMALTVQAAEILSGKVVHIADGDTVTILTGGNRQVKIRLYGIDCPEKRQAYGNRARQAIAEMIAGKEVRVRSMGVDRYGRVLGLITGPGGEDVNRAMIRQGMAWVYTHYCKAPECKRWRIDEVEAQAAKLGLWADPHAMPPWDWRRANRRRR, encoded by the coding sequence ATGCGCAAGAGTTTTGTTTTTGGGCTGTGCATAGCCGCACTGGTGATGGCTCTTACCGTGCAGGCGGCGGAGATACTGTCAGGCAAAGTCGTGCATATTGCTGATGGGGACACCGTTACTATCCTCACGGGCGGCAACCGGCAGGTAAAAATCAGGCTGTATGGGATAGACTGCCCGGAAAAACGCCAGGCCTACGGCAACCGTGCTCGCCAAGCCATTGCGGAAATGATTGCGGGTAAAGAAGTGCGCGTGCGCAGTATGGGCGTTGACCGCTATGGGCGCGTCCTCGGCCTTATCACTGGTCCCGGCGGGGAGGATGTCAACCGTGCCATGATTCGGCAGGGTATGGCGTGGGTCTATACGCACTATTGTAAGGCCCCGGAGTGCAAAAGGTGGCGCATTGATGAGGTCGAGGCGCAGGCTGCAAAACTAGGGTTATGGGCTGATCCTCATGCCATGCCGCCCTGGGATTGGCGCAGGGCAAATCGGCGTAGGAGATAG
- a CDS encoding phage baseplate protein: protein MSESGTIITGRNLGGLQFAVVVEEAHEDKVTITEHPVEQGAKINDHAYVEPASLTIRAGHSDAAGPGASRELYEKLLELMRKREPVEIVTGKRLYSNMLVEAVNTTTDSTSEHALFVTAQCREVIIVQTQTTSVPPREKHKNAGRTGGSADKGQKQAKAAPEKSKSLLKAGLG, encoded by the coding sequence GTGAGTGAGAGCGGGACAATCATAACGGGCCGCAACCTGGGCGGCCTGCAATTTGCCGTGGTGGTGGAGGAGGCCCACGAGGACAAGGTGACCATAACCGAGCACCCCGTGGAGCAGGGTGCGAAAATCAACGACCACGCCTACGTCGAGCCCGCCAGCCTGACCATACGCGCGGGCCACTCGGATGCCGCGGGCCCAGGGGCCAGCCGGGAGCTTTACGAAAAGCTGCTCGAGCTCATGCGCAAGCGCGAGCCCGTGGAAATAGTCACGGGCAAGCGCCTTTACAGCAACATGCTGGTGGAGGCCGTAAACACTACAACGGACAGCACAAGCGAGCACGCTCTTTTTGTCACCGCGCAATGCCGCGAGGTCATCATCGTCCAGACACAGACCACCAGTGTGCCCCCGCGAGAGAAGCACAAAAACGCCGGGCGCACCGGGGGCAGCGCGGACAAGGGGCAAAAGCAGGCCAAGGCAGCACCCGAGAAAAGCAAAAGTCTGCTCAAGGCAGGCCTCGGTTAG
- a CDS encoding phage tail assembly chaperone has translation MKEVIIQGKTYRTGKLNAFAQMYIIKRAAPVLGKVQGLLQQADMEHPESFVGPLGEAIGALPDESLEYICNACLDVCARRVEGGGWAPLRQNGATMYADLDLLTLLSLTAHTLQDNLAGFFLALPSIAPGGGETATA, from the coding sequence ATGAAGGAAGTGATTATCCAGGGCAAGACGTACCGCACGGGCAAGCTCAACGCCTTTGCGCAAATGTACATCATCAAGCGCGCCGCGCCCGTGCTGGGCAAGGTCCAGGGCCTTTTGCAGCAGGCGGACATGGAGCACCCCGAGAGCTTTGTGGGGCCGCTGGGCGAGGCCATTGGCGCGCTCCCGGACGAAAGCCTGGAATACATTTGCAACGCCTGCCTGGACGTGTGCGCCCGCCGCGTGGAGGGCGGCGGCTGGGCGCCCCTGCGCCAGAACGGGGCGACCATGTACGCGGACCTTGACCTTTTGACCCTGCTTTCGCTTACGGCGCACACCCTCCAGGACAACCTTGCGGGGTTTTTTCTCGCGCTCCCCTCGATCGCGCCGGGTGGGGGGGAGACGGCGACGGCGTAA
- a CDS encoding phage protein: MGFAYSFLDVQAAISGPGGNFPLSGDRVGIAQEGITITPTGDKDVMTIGADGAAMHSLIADCSGSITVTLLRTSPVNRLLQNLYNTQSKSSSSWGRNTITIRDIARGDTVTLQEVAFAKAPDKVFAQEGGTYQWTFYAGKIESQIGSGTPEIL; this comes from the coding sequence ATGGGCTTTGCATATTCTTTCCTGGACGTTCAGGCCGCCATTTCCGGGCCCGGGGGCAATTTCCCCCTGTCCGGCGACCGCGTGGGCATTGCCCAGGAGGGCATCACCATAACGCCCACGGGCGACAAGGACGTGATGACCATCGGCGCGGACGGCGCGGCCATGCACTCCCTGATTGCGGACTGCTCGGGCAGTATCACCGTGACCCTGCTGCGCACCAGCCCGGTTAACCGCCTGCTGCAAAACCTCTACAACACGCAGAGCAAGTCCAGCTCCTCCTGGGGCCGCAACACCATAACCATTCGGGACATTGCGCGCGGGGACACCGTGACCTTACAGGAGGTGGCCTTCGCCAAGGCCCCGGACAAGGTCTTTGCGCAGGAGGGCGGGACCTACCAGTGGACTTTCTACGCGGGCAAGATCGAGAGCCAGATCGGCAGCGGCACGCCGGAAATCCTCTAG
- a CDS encoding DUF3383 domain-containing protein, with product MATKALSVDRVVNVTVNLQPLAASRRNFGVLLIAGASPVITAAERIRTYTGIDGVAADFGIHAPEYLAAELFFSQSPRPAILQIGRWVKTASPAQLTGGILTAEEMAMSRWGVIADGSLVISVGGVETALEDLDFTAATNLNAVAAAIDTKAASAGANCTFDGERFTLTSKATGAEATLNWCGDAENGTPLAAMLKLTQATGLAPQDGQDAESLKECAVELADRGDWYGFAVADPDLTVDEHLAVAQYLQAAPKSRIYAATITDTRVLDSVYADDLASRAKALKLSRCFVCYSANPYAAISAIGRAFTVNFSANRSTITLKFKQLPSVEAEGLTESQANTLAAKRCNVFAAYNNDTAILQEGVMSGDAWFDEVHGTDWLQNAVQTELWNLLYQSKTKIPQTNSGVNQLIACIENVMEQAVNNALVAPGTWNGDGFGQIERGDYLPKGYYVYSEPIELQAQSEREQRKAPPIQCAIKLAGAIHSVDVAINVNR from the coding sequence ATGGCCACAAAAGCCCTTTCCGTTGACCGCGTGGTCAATGTCACCGTCAACCTGCAACCGCTGGCCGCCAGCCGCCGCAACTTCGGCGTCCTCCTCATTGCCGGGGCCTCGCCTGTCATCACGGCGGCCGAGCGTATCCGCACCTACACGGGCATCGACGGCGTGGCCGCGGACTTCGGCATCCACGCCCCCGAATACCTGGCCGCGGAACTCTTTTTTTCACAGTCCCCGCGCCCGGCCATTTTGCAAATCGGCCGCTGGGTTAAGACGGCAAGCCCCGCCCAGCTCACGGGCGGCATCCTCACGGCCGAGGAAATGGCCATGTCCCGCTGGGGCGTCATTGCCGACGGCTCCCTGGTCATCAGCGTGGGCGGCGTGGAAACGGCCCTCGAGGACCTGGACTTTACGGCCGCGACCAACCTCAACGCCGTGGCGGCCGCCATTGACACCAAGGCCGCGAGCGCCGGGGCCAACTGCACCTTTGACGGCGAGCGCTTTACCTTGACCAGCAAGGCCACGGGCGCGGAAGCCACGCTCAACTGGTGCGGCGACGCCGAAAACGGTACGCCGCTGGCCGCCATGCTGAAGCTCACGCAGGCCACGGGCCTCGCGCCCCAGGACGGCCAGGACGCCGAAAGCCTGAAAGAGTGCGCCGTGGAACTGGCGGACCGGGGCGACTGGTACGGCTTTGCCGTGGCGGACCCGGACCTCACCGTGGACGAGCACCTCGCCGTGGCGCAATACCTTCAGGCCGCGCCCAAAAGCCGCATCTACGCGGCCACCATTACCGACACCCGCGTGCTGGACAGTGTTTACGCGGACGACCTGGCTAGCCGCGCCAAGGCGCTGAAGCTCTCGCGCTGCTTTGTGTGCTACAGCGCCAACCCCTATGCGGCCATAAGCGCCATCGGCCGGGCCTTTACGGTCAATTTTTCGGCCAACCGCTCCACCATTACGCTGAAGTTCAAGCAGCTGCCCAGCGTGGAAGCCGAGGGCCTTACCGAAAGCCAGGCGAACACCCTGGCGGCCAAGCGCTGCAACGTCTTTGCGGCCTACAATAACGACACGGCCATTTTGCAGGAAGGCGTCATGAGCGGCGACGCCTGGTTCGACGAGGTACATGGCACTGACTGGCTCCAAAACGCCGTGCAAACCGAGCTGTGGAACCTGCTCTACCAGTCCAAGACCAAGATTCCGCAGACCAACAGCGGCGTGAACCAGCTCATTGCCTGCATTGAAAACGTCATGGAGCAGGCCGTCAACAACGCCCTGGTGGCGCCTGGCACCTGGAACGGCGACGGCTTTGGGCAAATCGAGCGCGGCGATTACCTGCCCAAGGGCTATTACGTCTATTCCGAGCCCATCGAGTTGCAGGCGCAGAGCGAGCGCGAACAGCGCAAGGCCCCGCCCATCCAGTGCGCCATCAAGCTGGCCGGGGCCATCCACTCCGTTGATGTGGCCATCAACGTCAACCGCTAA
- a CDS encoding DUF4054 domain-containing protein, translated as MCDVAAFREAFPQFSPDLVPDGRVAFHLRVAGKLLPATRWGDLLEEGMGLYAAHQITLELEAAKDTAGTGGINAAAGPVTSETKTVGGLSHSTTRTGAAAQGNALSGAGQYNLTSYGQQFWALVQIVGAGGMVV; from the coding sequence ATGTGCGACGTGGCGGCCTTCCGCGAGGCGTTCCCGCAGTTTTCGCCGGACCTTGTGCCGGACGGCCGCGTGGCGTTCCACCTGCGGGTGGCGGGCAAACTGTTGCCCGCTACCCGCTGGGGGGACCTGCTTGAGGAGGGCATGGGCCTCTACGCCGCGCACCAGATCACCCTGGAGCTTGAGGCGGCAAAGGACACCGCAGGCACGGGCGGCATCAACGCGGCCGCCGGGCCCGTGACCAGCGAGACCAAGACAGTAGGCGGCCTCTCGCACTCCACCACGCGCACGGGCGCGGCCGCCCAGGGCAATGCCCTTTCCGGGGCTGGCCAATACAATTTGACGAGTTACGGCCAACAGTTTTGGGCCCTGGTGCAAATCGTGGGGGCCGGGGGCATGGTGGTATGA
- a CDS encoding DUF2184 domain-containing protein, which produces MDATKIRDAGAFLEGELERLDPELHGPLAAVTWGRDIDLREDVTLADEVSSYTNTSFAAMGGIYAGGINWVGKDATAIPGVAVNIEKSSKPLRLWANEIGYTVKELAAAQQVGRPIDREKLDAMHLKHQMDIDQMVYVGDAAVGATGLCNNPDVATTTLTKLWSASTPDEILASINKLLETAWEASAYAILPDRLLVPPKAMSCLTKPMTEAGSISILQYVREQCLCNTVNGRLLEVAPVKHLDGIGAAKKSRMVAYTKARQYVRYPLVPLQHTPVEYRSLYQMTTYYAALGEVEFVYPETVAYADGV; this is translated from the coding sequence ATGGATGCAACGAAAATCCGCGATGCCGGGGCCTTCCTGGAGGGGGAACTCGAGCGCCTGGACCCGGAACTTCACGGCCCCCTGGCGGCCGTGACCTGGGGCCGCGACATTGACCTGCGCGAGGACGTGACCCTCGCCGACGAGGTGTCCAGCTACACCAACACCAGCTTTGCGGCTATGGGCGGCATCTACGCGGGTGGCATCAACTGGGTTGGCAAGGACGCCACGGCCATTCCGGGCGTGGCCGTGAACATTGAAAAGTCCAGCAAGCCCCTGCGCCTCTGGGCCAATGAGATTGGCTACACAGTCAAGGAACTGGCGGCCGCGCAGCAGGTGGGCCGCCCCATTGACCGCGAAAAGCTGGACGCCATGCACCTCAAGCACCAGATGGACATCGACCAGATGGTCTATGTGGGCGACGCCGCCGTGGGGGCAACGGGGCTTTGCAACAACCCGGACGTGGCCACGACCACGCTCACCAAGCTGTGGAGCGCGTCCACGCCGGACGAAATCCTTGCCAGCATCAACAAGCTCCTGGAAACCGCCTGGGAAGCCAGCGCCTACGCCATCCTGCCGGACCGCCTGCTGGTCCCGCCCAAGGCCATGAGCTGCCTGACCAAGCCCATGACCGAGGCGGGCAGCATCAGCATCCTGCAATATGTGCGCGAGCAGTGCCTTTGCAACACCGTCAACGGCCGCCTGCTGGAGGTGGCCCCGGTCAAGCACCTGGACGGCATCGGCGCGGCCAAGAAGAGCCGCATGGTGGCCTACACCAAGGCGCGCCAGTATGTGCGCTATCCCCTTGTGCCGCTCCAGCACACGCCCGTGGAGTACCGCAGCCTGTACCAGATGACCACCTACTACGCCGCCCTGGGCGAGGTGGAGTTTGTCTATCCCGAGACCGTGGCCTACGCGGACGGGGTGTAG
- a CDS encoding DUF2213 domain-containing protein, with product MRIRTVVNLSEHLEKTPEGYLLCRDAALGRTGVMRYLPEEVSDDITRGFAGKEVLVYRDDAEVFAPEALASFEGKPLTLDHPDEDVDPENWAELARGIVTNVHRGTGPASDLVLADILVTDVEAICAIEGGLRELSCGYDAEVERIRPGVGRQTHIRGNHVALVDHGRAGGRCKIKDEDAMAKKPKGTPWQRLRRWLDAAEAEEVAAKAADEEAPAPADEDTPGKDEEQAPATTDDDMAASLEELKLMVRTLCEALMPKKADDNPQDVEPGSPQDEEPCGDDDPASPQDEEPAAPARDRRPKRLADADMVRRAQGMGLAGARPGDNADAVRRGALALAMRDTASASLVRDILGDKPLSRANPAELAAAFGAVSAVAASRNNTRTADSLTRTAANGARKVWTPADINKANAAFYGKGGNNG from the coding sequence ATGCGCATCAGAACCGTGGTCAACCTCTCCGAGCACCTCGAAAAGACGCCCGAGGGCTACCTGCTGTGCAGGGACGCCGCCCTGGGGCGGACGGGCGTCATGCGTTACCTGCCCGAGGAGGTGAGTGACGACATAACCCGCGGCTTTGCGGGCAAGGAAGTGCTGGTTTACCGGGACGACGCCGAAGTATTTGCGCCTGAAGCGCTGGCCAGCTTTGAAGGCAAGCCCCTGACGCTGGATCACCCGGACGAGGACGTGGACCCGGAAAACTGGGCCGAGCTCGCGCGCGGCATTGTCACCAATGTCCACCGGGGCACGGGCCCCGCAAGCGACCTCGTGCTGGCGGACATCCTGGTAACGGACGTGGAAGCGATTTGCGCTATCGAGGGCGGCCTGCGGGAATTGTCCTGCGGTTATGACGCAGAAGTGGAGCGCATCCGCCCCGGCGTGGGGCGGCAGACGCATATACGGGGCAATCATGTTGCCCTGGTCGATCACGGCAGGGCCGGAGGGCGCTGCAAAATCAAGGATGAGGATGCTATGGCCAAAAAGCCCAAGGGGACGCCCTGGCAGAGGCTGCGCCGCTGGCTCGATGCGGCGGAAGCCGAAGAAGTGGCCGCCAAGGCCGCGGACGAAGAAGCGCCCGCTCCGGCGGACGAGGACACGCCCGGCAAGGACGAGGAGCAGGCCCCGGCCACGACCGACGACGACATGGCCGCCAGCCTGGAAGAGCTCAAGCTCATGGTGCGCACCCTCTGCGAGGCGCTCATGCCCAAGAAAGCGGACGACAATCCCCAGGACGTGGAGCCGGGGAGCCCACAGGACGAGGAGCCCTGCGGCGACGACGACCCCGCGAGCCCACAGGACGAGGAGCCTGCCGCGCCCGCCCGTGACCGCAGGCCGAAGCGCCTGGCGGACGCGGATATGGTGCGCCGGGCCCAGGGCATGGGCCTTGCGGGCGCGCGGCCGGGGGACAATGCGGACGCCGTGCGCAGGGGCGCGCTGGCGCTGGCCATGCGCGATACGGCGAGCGCCAGCCTGGTGCGGGACATCCTGGGCGACAAGCCCCTTTCCCGCGCGAACCCGGCCGAGCTTGCCGCGGCCTTTGGCGCTGTGTCCGCGGTGGCGGCCAGCCGCAACAATACCCGCACGGCGGACAGCCTGACGCGCACCGCCGCCAATGGCGCCCGGAAGGTATGGACCCCCGCGGACATCAACAAGGCCAACGCCGCTTTCTACGGCAAGGGAGGCAACAATGGGTAA
- a CDS encoding DUF4926 domain-containing protein codes for MENTRETEIEEFDVIRLTVPLEGPDVFDDKAIYQLPVGSEGTVVYIFGGGDAFEVEFLIYPDPANHDDFVSVQIPVRADQCEPGWKLPPKNAA; via the coding sequence ATGGAAAATACAAGGGAAACTGAAATCGAAGAGTTTGACGTCATCCGCCTCACGGTGCCGCTAGAGGGGCCTGATGTCTTTGACGACAAGGCCATCTACCAACTCCCGGTTGGGAGCGAAGGGACGGTCGTGTATATTTTTGGTGGCGGGGATGCCTTTGAGGTGGAATTTCTCATCTACCCGGACCCCGCGAACCATGATGACTTTGTTTCCGTTCAAATCCCGGTGAGGGCGGATCAATGTGAGCCCGGCTGGAAGCTCCCGCCCAAAAACGCCGCCTAA
- a CDS encoding phage minor head protein: protein MTMPWQVPAWPGLVWTWADAAKAAQGRFKPSRGAERAYARALRNLADKIAGVLATHTPGDAEEILRDYAETIGPWAQQAAANMVLGIERDNADKFARLAHRMGYDIRTFLGGDAVGQVVAARIEENARLIKSLVLDSALRAGELAHESLITGMRAEDMAEEIYGLNGVTKARAKVIAVTEVSKAATALTQARSEQFGSEGYIWRSVRDGATRPSHRAMEGKFVKWSDPPRLDGMTGHAGEFPNCRCYPEPVIPRSDGKGVYRPMLPTQEEERESGQRLLRTQWEKAVGSEVIPHLEGEPLPNVDKAKFDFERLTTYSMNANAVKKDGTPNESARSKARAFKKWLDFTDKDAPKVEKQVMAQLAKLKAIPKAPTDIYGQRFNVYVPVIGNNGREVDVMTAWIYDRDYKEGKSVSTHPRMINCYIDTKKIDENGKYKGN from the coding sequence ATGACAATGCCCTGGCAAGTCCCGGCATGGCCCGGCCTTGTGTGGACCTGGGCGGACGCTGCCAAGGCCGCGCAAGGCAGGTTCAAGCCCTCGCGCGGGGCCGAGCGTGCCTACGCGCGCGCCCTGCGAAACCTGGCGGACAAGATCGCGGGGGTGCTCGCCACGCACACCCCCGGGGACGCCGAGGAAATCCTGCGCGACTACGCCGAGACCATTGGCCCCTGGGCGCAACAGGCTGCCGCCAACATGGTGCTGGGCATAGAGCGCGACAACGCGGACAAGTTTGCGCGCCTGGCGCACCGCATGGGCTATGACATACGGACGTTTCTGGGGGGCGACGCCGTGGGGCAGGTGGTAGCCGCGCGCATTGAGGAAAATGCGCGCCTCATCAAGTCTCTGGTGCTGGACTCGGCGCTCCGAGCTGGCGAGCTGGCCCACGAGAGCCTCATCACGGGTATGCGCGCCGAGGACATGGCCGAGGAGATTTATGGCCTCAACGGCGTCACCAAGGCGCGCGCGAAGGTCATAGCAGTAACGGAGGTCAGCAAGGCGGCCACGGCCCTGACGCAGGCGCGCTCCGAGCAGTTTGGAAGTGAGGGTTACATCTGGCGCAGTGTGCGCGACGGGGCGACGCGGCCAAGCCACAGGGCAATGGAGGGCAAGTTTGTCAAATGGTCTGATCCGCCCCGGCTTGACGGCATGACCGGGCACGCGGGCGAATTTCCCAACTGCCGCTGTTACCCGGAGCCCGTCATCCCCAGGAGCGACGGCAAGGGGGTGTACCGCCCCATGCTGCCCACGCAGGAAGAGGAGCGTGAAAGCGGGCAAAGGCTCCTGCGCACACAATGGGAAAAGGCCGTGGGCTCCGAGGTCATTCCGCACCTTGAGGGCGAGCCGCTGCCCAATGTGGACAAGGCAAAATTTGATTTTGAGAGGCTGACCACCTATTCCATGAACGCCAATGCAGTCAAAAAAGACGGGACGCCTAACGAATCTGCCCGCTCAAAGGCAAGGGCGTTCAAGAAGTGGCTTGATTTTACGGACAAGGATGCCCCCAAGGTGGAAAAGCAGGTCATGGCCCAGCTTGCCAAGCTCAAGGCCATTCCCAAGGCCCCAACGGATATATACGGGCAGCGGTTCAACGTGTATGTGCCCGTCATAGGCAACAATGGCCGCGAGGTTGACGTTATGACCGCGTGGATTTATGACCGGGACTACAAGGAAGGAAAATCTGTTTCCACGCATCCGCGCATGATAAACTGCTACATCGACACGAAGAAAATCGACGAAAATGGAAAATACAAGGGAAACTGA
- a CDS encoding DUF1073 domain-containing protein, translating into MIRRKTRPAQRSLRLRDGFSNFVARLGLSEDNTLAHSGYQPGGYLTRDRLQLEDMYRTSWLVGRMVNVVAEDMVRGGIDIQAQWDVGKTDELWQAYRRLGCPGRLSDAIKWARLYGGALAVLLIDGDDLGEPLDIAAIGKGSFRGLHVLDRWQLSPSTALITELGPLLGYPEFYTVNSGEGMDRQRIHHSRVLRFIGVELPWQQRRTEQHWGASVVEQAYDRLLAYDSATQGSANLLYKSFLRVIGVEGLRAILATGGRAETALVKQFEMIRQMQSNEGITLLDKNDTFYTTGYTFAGMYDALQAFAEQIAGATGIPLVRLLGQSPKGFSSGESDLRTYYDTIATLQDDDLRPALDVVFAVLARHLWGEALPDGFTFTFDSLMQPSEVDKAQIATADAQAVAALMQAGIIKEPLALAALRDSSRLTGRFAGITDADIEAAEKAESAPAVPPLGPGLDALATAAGYDLP; encoded by the coding sequence ATGATTAGACGCAAGACAAGGCCCGCGCAGCGCAGCCTGCGCCTGCGGGACGGCTTTAGCAATTTCGTGGCCCGCCTGGGCCTTTCCGAGGACAATACGCTGGCGCATAGCGGCTACCAGCCGGGGGGCTACCTCACACGCGACCGCCTGCAACTTGAGGACATGTACCGCACAAGCTGGCTCGTGGGCCGCATGGTCAACGTGGTGGCCGAGGACATGGTGCGCGGGGGCATTGACATCCAGGCGCAGTGGGACGTGGGCAAAACGGACGAGCTGTGGCAGGCCTACCGCCGCCTGGGCTGCCCCGGCCGCCTCTCCGATGCCATCAAGTGGGCGCGGCTCTACGGCGGGGCGCTGGCCGTGCTGCTCATTGACGGCGACGACCTGGGCGAGCCCCTGGACATTGCGGCCATTGGCAAGGGCAGTTTCCGAGGCCTGCATGTGCTGGACCGCTGGCAACTGTCCCCCAGTACCGCGTTGATTACCGAGCTGGGCCCGCTGCTGGGCTATCCCGAGTTTTACACGGTCAACAGCGGTGAGGGCATGGACAGGCAGCGGATACACCACAGCCGCGTCCTGCGCTTTATTGGTGTGGAGCTGCCGTGGCAGCAACGGCGTACAGAGCAGCACTGGGGCGCGAGCGTGGTGGAGCAGGCCTACGACCGCCTGCTGGCCTATGACAGCGCCACGCAAGGCAGCGCCAACCTGCTGTACAAGTCCTTTCTGCGCGTCATTGGCGTGGAGGGCCTGCGGGCTATCCTGGCCACGGGCGGCCGCGCGGAAACGGCCCTTGTCAAGCAATTTGAGATGATCCGGCAGATGCAATCCAATGAGGGCATCACGCTGCTGGACAAAAACGACACGTTTTACACCACGGGCTACACTTTCGCGGGCATGTACGATGCTTTGCAGGCCTTCGCCGAGCAGATCGCGGGCGCGACGGGTATCCCCCTGGTACGCCTTTTGGGGCAAAGCCCCAAGGGCTTTAGCAGCGGCGAGTCGGACTTGCGCACCTATTACGACACAATAGCGACATTGCAGGATGACGACCTGCGCCCAGCCCTGGACGTGGTGTTTGCGGTGCTCGCGCGCCACCTGTGGGGCGAGGCGTTGCCGGACGGCTTTACGTTTACGTTTGACAGCCTCATGCAACCTTCTGAAGTGGACAAGGCGCAGATCGCCACGGCGGACGCGCAGGCCGTTGCGGCCCTGATGCAGGCGGGCATCATCAAGGAGCCCCTGGCTCTTGCCGCCCTGCGCGACTCCTCCCGCCTCACGGGCCGTTTTGCCGGTATTACCGACGCGGACATCGAGGCCGCGGAAAAGGCCGAGAGCGCCCCTGCCGTTCCCCCGCTGGGCCCCGGCCTTGACGCGCTGGCCACAGCGGCGGGCTACGACCTGCCATGA
- the terL gene encoding phage terminase large subunit has translation MPARKRAEAIECLQREQERRALKAEQARRHMAAFVSYIMPDYIHSDFSRAVCAALDDFLEGVLAGRRPVKLFQAPPQHGKSQLVSRMFPPFAFGRNPDLRIAACSYGADLARDMNRDVQRIMMSEEYAALFPEASLNPKRVVTLEGLALRNSDRFDIVGRRGYYICAGVGGALTGKSVDIGIIDDPIKNEEEARSATVKRTIEGWYNTVFLTRLSRRSGQIIMATSWAVDDLIGTVSKKNSRAEHLKFPALDDQGRALVPELHPVEKLLETRATLSPTQWSALYQQSPVADGGNIFDEAWFRTWRRGDLPERFDEVIQSWDMTFKDTDGSDFVVGQLWARAGVSYYLLEQHRARMGFTASKAAVLAMCVRHPETSAVLIEDKANGPAVLDALRDDVPGLVPIEPDGSKIARAYAVTALFAGGNVYLPAAAPWLDEYKEELVAFPAGAHDDQVDATSQALRYLKSHGLSVWEKLADD, from the coding sequence ATGCCAGCGCGTAAACGCGCAGAAGCCATCGAGTGTTTACAGCGCGAGCAGGAGCGGCGCGCCCTCAAGGCCGAGCAGGCGCGGCGGCATATGGCCGCTTTTGTGTCCTACATCATGCCGGACTACATCCATAGCGACTTTTCCCGCGCCGTGTGCGCCGCCCTCGATGATTTTCTGGAGGGCGTGCTTGCCGGACGCCGCCCCGTCAAGCTGTTTCAGGCCCCGCCCCAGCACGGGAAATCCCAGCTTGTCTCCCGTATGTTCCCGCCCTTCGCCTTTGGCCGCAACCCGGACCTGCGCATCGCCGCGTGCAGCTATGGCGCGGACCTCGCCAGGGACATGAACCGGGACGTGCAGCGCATTATGATGTCGGAGGAATATGCGGCCCTGTTCCCCGAGGCCAGCCTGAACCCTAAGCGCGTGGTGACCTTGGAGGGCCTGGCGCTCCGTAACTCGGACCGCTTTGATATAGTGGGGCGGCGCGGCTACTACATATGCGCGGGCGTGGGCGGCGCGTTGACGGGCAAGAGCGTCGATATAGGCATCATCGACGACCCGATTAAAAATGAAGAGGAAGCCCGCTCGGCCACGGTCAAGCGCACCATCGAGGGCTGGTACAATACGGTTTTTCTGACGCGCCTGTCCCGGCGTTCCGGGCAGATCATCATGGCCACAAGCTGGGCCGTGGACGACCTCATCGGCACGGTGAGCAAAAAAAACAGCCGCGCCGAGCACCTGAAGTTTCCGGCCCTGGACGACCAGGGCCGCGCCCTGGTCCCGGAACTGCACCCGGTGGAGAAGCTGCTGGAAACCAGGGCAACGCTGTCGCCCACGCAATGGTCCGCCCTGTACCAGCAAAGCCCAGTGGCGGACGGCGGCAACATTTTCGACGAGGCCTGGTTCAGAACGTGGCGGCGCGGCGACCTGCCGGAGCGCTTTGATGAGGTCATCCAGTCCTGGGATATGACCTTCAAGGATACGGACGGCAGCGACTTTGTGGTGGGGCAGTTGTGGGCCCGCGCGGGCGTCAGCTACTACCTTTTGGAGCAGCACCGGGCGCGCATGGGCTTTACGGCCAGCAAGGCCGCGGTGCTGGCCATGTGCGTGCGGCATCCCGAGACATCGGCCGTGCTTATTGAGGACAAGGCCAACGGCCCGGCCGTGCTGGACGCCCTGCGCGACGACGTACCCGGCCTTGTGCCCATTGAACCGGACGGCAGCAAGATTGCGCGCGCCTATGCCGTGACGGCGCTCTTTGCCGGGGGCAATGTGTATTTGCCCGCGGCCGCGCCCTGGTTAGACGAGTACAAAGAGGAGCTAGTGGCCTTCCCCGCGGGGGCTCACGATGACCAAGTGGACGCCACGAGCCAGGCCTTGCGCTATCTCAAGAGCCACGGCTTGAGCGTTTGGGAGAAACTGGCCGATGATTAG